The Burkholderia cepacia ATCC 25416 genome includes a window with the following:
- a CDS encoding non-ribosomal peptide synthetase codes for MSQTAVDSTIDHSDPSCFSPIAFRSQLVAMIAALLDEPVDEIASLDDDEDLLSCGLDSIRLMYLQTRVNRLGYALTFDALARTPTLGAWAELLANAPRGASAAPDVEAAEAAEAVDVDVHAPFDLSAVQQAYWLGRGDGEVLGNVSCHAFLEFRSRAIDPVRLDAACRLVRERHPMLRARFAGGRQQIVAAPEAPVFAHADWRDRTPAEAETEWVSLRAFRSHECLDVEHAQVFMMGLAQMPGGEDRVWLSVDLLAADVDSVRLLMQEIGAAYAEPSALPDAPSTWFPTWLARRAADTRDARAAARDAWQARLATLPEGPALPLARAPETIRAPRFSRVTHTLSTAELTRLQARAAQHGVTLSSVFGAAFAAVLARWSGRQAFLLNVPLFDRHGDAPDLGRVIADFTTLLLVECDMRADASAADTVRAFQQRLHGAIAQAAYPALDVLRDARRQGAPRAAPVVFSCNLGDAPFVPDAFARVFGDLHDMISQTPQVWLDHQLYRVPDGALLAWDSVDGLFPDGMVDAMFGAYVALVQALCDRDWRLPIAVELPSAQRRVRDALNAVPAPARPRTLHADFFASAAREPAAVALRCAERVVTRGELAAQALAIAGGLRAAGIGHGDAVEISLPRGPEQVAAVFGVLAAGACYVPLDIAQPAARKALIERAAGVKAAIGDTAHADAPLPRFDVASLMKHAPLAAPLAVAPQATAYVIYTSGSTGVPKGVEMTHAAALNTIDAIDALLGVRAQDRLLAVSALDFDLSVYDLFGVLGAGAELVLPTQDDARDAARWIDLIAQHRVTLWNSAPALLEMALAVPAAADACRSVRAALLSGDWIALDLPARLRERCGDACAFHALGGATEAGIWSNVQTVRDVPPHWRSIPYGRPLPGQAYRVVDTDGRDVPDYVPGELLIGGDSLARGYRNDPELTAQRFVQHASGRWYRTGDRGRYWPDGTLEFLGREDRQVKVRGHRIELGEIEAALAAHPQIDGACASVVNGEVARIVAAFVPADCGAACVADAAPSSLAEADLADTVEAEAAVARAVADRLLDGGAGLPPSLRAHRHAKSDASISIDGALDRLDWYATDLDDLTASLRALAADPDTAAQRVPLDPCVAPLAFATRLPDGARALREFAGALEAQAAARTGLLRVAVVDARAGQWFEAGLGVLDDPRFDVTLFDVSPGLLHTAQARFTLTRPALQAMQDGLLPARHLGEFDCVISFAAAHLRDDPRDTFRIAAALLAQDGRLLFADVLRDSPLRELVASVAGDASLPRPFTPDAIAAAAHACGFALDSRSWRSNAFACIDARRTGEPAAQAALADWLRDRLPDAMRPDALWCIARWPLNANGKIDRRAVGEALARALGDAPAAHDAFVPADERQATLLACWEHALGRPANARDATFFALGGDSLLATRLLAQLRERLGVRVGMAAFYRQPTLAGLAAQLDEAAPAAPALQASQADGDTPVATIEEGVL; via the coding sequence ATGAGCCAGACCGCTGTCGATTCAACCATCGATCATTCCGATCCTTCCTGTTTTTCTCCCATTGCCTTTCGCTCGCAGCTCGTCGCGATGATCGCGGCGCTGCTCGACGAGCCCGTCGACGAAATCGCGTCGCTCGACGATGACGAGGACCTGCTGAGCTGCGGCCTCGATTCGATCCGGCTGATGTATCTGCAGACGCGCGTGAACCGGCTCGGCTACGCGCTGACGTTCGACGCGCTCGCGCGTACGCCGACGCTCGGCGCGTGGGCCGAGCTGCTCGCGAATGCGCCGCGCGGCGCATCCGCGGCGCCCGACGTCGAAGCCGCCGAGGCCGCCGAGGCGGTCGATGTCGACGTGCATGCGCCGTTCGACTTGTCCGCGGTGCAGCAGGCGTACTGGCTTGGCCGCGGCGACGGTGAAGTGCTCGGCAACGTGAGCTGCCACGCATTCCTCGAGTTTCGCAGCCGCGCGATCGATCCCGTTCGTCTCGATGCGGCGTGCCGACTCGTGCGCGAACGCCATCCGATGCTGCGTGCGCGCTTTGCCGGCGGCCGCCAGCAGATCGTCGCGGCACCCGAGGCGCCGGTGTTCGCGCATGCGGACTGGCGCGACCGGACGCCCGCCGAAGCGGAAACCGAATGGGTGTCGCTGCGCGCGTTCCGGTCGCACGAATGTCTCGACGTCGAGCACGCGCAGGTCTTCATGATGGGCCTCGCGCAGATGCCCGGCGGCGAGGATCGCGTGTGGCTGAGCGTGGACCTGCTCGCGGCCGACGTGGACAGCGTGCGGCTGCTGATGCAGGAGATCGGTGCCGCGTATGCCGAGCCGTCGGCGTTGCCCGACGCGCCGTCGACGTGGTTTCCGACCTGGCTCGCGCGTCGCGCGGCCGATACGCGCGATGCGCGGGCCGCGGCGCGCGATGCATGGCAGGCGCGGCTCGCGACACTGCCGGAAGGGCCGGCGCTGCCGCTCGCCCGTGCGCCGGAAACGATCCGCGCGCCGCGTTTCAGCCGCGTCACGCATACGCTGAGCACGGCCGAACTGACGCGCCTGCAGGCGCGGGCCGCGCAGCATGGCGTCACGCTGTCGTCGGTGTTCGGTGCGGCGTTCGCCGCGGTGCTCGCGCGCTGGAGCGGCCGGCAGGCGTTCCTGCTCAACGTGCCGCTGTTCGACCGGCACGGCGATGCGCCCGATCTCGGCCGCGTGATCGCCGATTTCACGACGCTGCTGCTCGTCGAATGCGACATGCGCGCCGACGCGAGCGCGGCCGACACGGTACGCGCGTTCCAGCAGCGGCTGCACGGCGCGATCGCGCAGGCTGCGTATCCGGCGCTCGACGTGCTGCGCGATGCACGCAGGCAGGGCGCGCCGCGCGCGGCGCCCGTCGTGTTCTCGTGCAATCTCGGCGACGCGCCGTTCGTGCCCGACGCATTCGCGCGCGTGTTCGGCGATCTGCACGACATGATTTCGCAGACGCCGCAGGTGTGGCTCGATCACCAGCTCTATCGCGTGCCGGACGGCGCGTTGCTCGCATGGGACAGCGTCGACGGCCTGTTTCCCGACGGGATGGTCGATGCGATGTTCGGCGCGTATGTCGCGCTCGTGCAGGCGCTGTGCGATCGCGACTGGCGGCTGCCGATCGCGGTCGAACTGCCGTCCGCGCAGCGACGCGTGCGCGATGCGCTCAACGCGGTGCCCGCTCCCGCGCGGCCGCGCACGCTGCATGCCGACTTCTTTGCATCGGCCGCGCGCGAGCCGGCGGCCGTCGCATTGCGGTGCGCCGAGCGCGTGGTGACGCGCGGCGAACTGGCCGCGCAGGCGCTGGCGATCGCGGGTGGCCTGCGTGCCGCCGGCATCGGTCACGGCGATGCCGTCGAGATCAGTCTGCCGCGCGGGCCGGAACAGGTGGCCGCGGTGTTCGGCGTACTGGCCGCCGGCGCGTGTTACGTGCCGCTCGACATTGCGCAGCCGGCCGCGCGCAAGGCACTGATCGAACGCGCGGCCGGCGTGAAGGCCGCGATCGGCGATACGGCGCACGCGGATGCGCCGCTGCCGCGCTTCGATGTTGCATCGCTGATGAAACATGCGCCGCTGGCCGCGCCGCTCGCGGTGGCGCCGCAGGCCACCGCGTACGTGATCTACACGTCCGGTTCGACGGGCGTGCCGAAGGGTGTCGAGATGACGCACGCGGCGGCGCTCAACACGATCGACGCAATCGATGCACTACTCGGCGTGCGTGCGCAAGACCGGCTGCTCGCGGTATCGGCGCTCGATTTCGACCTGTCGGTGTACGACCTGTTCGGCGTGCTCGGTGCCGGCGCCGAGCTCGTGCTGCCGACCCAGGACGACGCGCGCGACGCGGCGCGCTGGATCGACCTGATCGCGCAGCATCGCGTGACGCTGTGGAATTCGGCGCCCGCGCTGCTCGAAATGGCGCTGGCGGTGCCCGCCGCGGCCGACGCATGCCGCAGCGTGCGCGCGGCGCTGCTGTCCGGCGACTGGATCGCGCTCGACCTGCCGGCGCGCCTGCGCGAACGATGCGGCGACGCATGTGCGTTCCATGCGCTCGGCGGCGCGACCGAGGCCGGCATCTGGTCGAACGTGCAGACGGTGCGCGACGTGCCGCCGCACTGGCGTTCGATTCCGTATGGCCGGCCGTTGCCGGGGCAGGCCTATCGCGTCGTCGATACCGACGGCCGCGATGTGCCGGATTACGTGCCGGGCGAACTGCTGATCGGCGGCGACAGTCTCGCGCGCGGCTACCGCAACGATCCCGAGCTGACCGCGCAGCGCTTCGTGCAGCACGCGTCGGGCCGCTGGTACCGCACGGGCGACCGTGGCCGCTACTGGCCCGACGGCACGCTCGAATTCCTGGGGCGCGAGGATCGCCAGGTGAAGGTGCGCGGGCACCGGATCGAACTGGGCGAGATCGAGGCCGCGCTGGCCGCGCATCCGCAGATCGACGGTGCGTGCGCGAGCGTCGTGAATGGCGAAGTTGCGCGCATCGTCGCCGCGTTCGTGCCGGCCGATTGCGGTGCCGCTTGCGTTGCCGATGCAGCGCCGTCGTCGCTCGCGGAGGCCGACCTGGCCGATACGGTTGAGGCGGAAGCGGCCGTTGCGCGCGCCGTCGCCGATCGGCTGCTCGATGGCGGCGCGGGCTTGCCGCCGTCGTTGCGTGCGCACCGGCACGCGAAAAGCGATGCGTCGATCTCCATCGACGGTGCGCTCGATCGGCTCGACTGGTATGCAACCGATCTCGACGATCTGACGGCGTCGCTGCGCGCGCTCGCAGCCGATCCGGATACCGCCGCGCAGCGCGTGCCGCTGGACCCATGCGTGGCACCGCTTGCGTTCGCGACGCGTTTGCCGGACGGCGCGCGCGCGCTGCGCGAGTTTGCCGGCGCGCTGGAGGCACAGGCCGCTGCACGCACGGGGCTGCTGCGGGTCGCGGTGGTCGACGCCCGCGCCGGGCAATGGTTCGAAGCGGGCCTCGGTGTGCTCGACGATCCACGTTTCGATGTGACGCTGTTTGACGTGTCGCCGGGGCTGCTGCACACCGCACAGGCACGCTTCACCCTTACGAGGCCCGCGCTTCAGGCGATGCAGGACGGCTTGTTGCCCGCGCGGCATCTCGGCGAATTCGATTGCGTGATCAGTTTCGCGGCCGCGCATCTGCGCGACGATCCGCGCGATACGTTCCGGATCGCGGCAGCGTTGCTGGCGCAGGATGGCCGCCTGCTGTTCGCCGACGTGCTGCGCGACTCGCCGTTGCGTGAACTCGTCGCGAGCGTGGCGGGTGATGCGTCGTTGCCGCGGCCGTTCACGCCCGATGCGATCGCCGCCGCCGCGCATGCGTGCGGTTTTGCGCTCGACTCCCGAAGCTGGCGTTCGAACGCATTCGCGTGCATCGACGCGCGCCGTACCGGCGAACCGGCCGCGCAAGCGGCGCTGGCCGACTGGCTGCGCGACCGCTTGCCCGACGCGATGCGCCCCGATGCGCTGTGGTGCATCGCGCGCTGGCCGCTCAACGCGAACGGCAAGATCGACCGGCGGGCGGTGGGCGAGGCGCTCGCGCGCGCGCTCGGCGACGCACCTGCCGCCCACGATGCATTCGTGCCGGCCGACGAACGGCAGGCGACGCTGCTCGCATGCTGGGAGCACGCGCTCGGCCGCCCGGCGAACGCGCGCGACGCGACGTTCTTCGCGCTCGGCGGCGACAGCCTGCTCGCGACGCGCCTGCTCGCGCAACTGCGCGAGCGGCTCGGCGTGCGGGTCGGGATGGCGGCGTTCTACCGGCAGCCGACGCTCGCGGGTCTCGCCGCGCAGCTCGACGAGGCCGCACCGGCCGCGCCGGCCCTGCAAGCCTCGCAGGCCGACGGCGACACGCCGGTTGCGACGATCGAGGAGGGCGTGCTGTGA
- a CDS encoding non-ribosomal peptide synthetase produces the protein MSFDDVLDLCRERRIELWCDDGGQLRYRAPAGALDADLAARIKAERDAFVRFLQDGAWRCDPVRRHERFALTPVQAAYVLGRHESFEFGGNACHLYVEYGEPANLDCVRFEAAWNACVARHPMLRAIVEDNAWQRVLPDVPWQPLTVHDLRDADANAFDAHVKRVRERLDHAVHALDRWPVLQPEVSLGPDGAVLHLSVDFTLIDYASLQLLLAEWRRRYDDPQWQPEALDATFRDYVVNEAHAGTRAEHARDKAWWLARIDDLPPRPDLPVVPAMPSGARPRFTHRHARLDRAQWAALSGHASRFGLSAASVALAAFAEVVGRWSQSPAFCLNLTVLNRPPVHPRIDAVLGDFTALSLLAVDVTHGRDFVERARTIGARMFDDLDHRAFTGVDVMRELARRRGKDAALMPVVFTSGIGSVGRLLGEHAARAEPPRYMISQTPQVWLDCQVTDQFGGLEIGWDVRDDLFPDGMPAAMFDAYVALLGRLAADAAWWSRAGDIVLPSAAPAAGIHPDADTHIAAGFAAQALRTPDAPVVIDAQGARTYRDVAQHAAALRSALEQAGVAAGDTVAVLMPKCAHQLVAVLAIVQAGAAYVPVDSRQPALRQQAILRNARVRAVVSVQALEFEHDGCVRIDVDAVPVDPQWPPRAARDIPGDALAYVIYTSGSTGEPKGVMLSHAAVCNTLADISARHEVGDGDVVLGLAELSFDLSVYDFFGATARGACIVLPDPARGNDPSHWAALMARHRVTLWNSVPAQGQMLIDYVEGEPALDVPGPRRVLWSGDWIPVTLPTRWWRRWPDSALFSLGGATEASIWSIEHPIRPADTQLASIPYGRALTGQTMEVLDALGRSCPPGVRGEIHIGGVGLATGYANDPVRTAERFIRHGDGRRLYRTGDLGRVRADGSLEFLGRQDDQVKIRGYRIELAEIDAALTAHPLVGAAATIVLGDGTERRLASFVSLHGAEPPQQDDALHEIAAHVRTAFDAARWPAHADVARSVARLEAACVASLAAWIVPAGALTEEQATDFATLCERLRVPAARQHLLRHWLAMLDRHGVLHADAEGGWRRRPDAGHADAHACWDAFAQDASPDLWPAVLVDYFRDSAGCIDVQVDGTVSPAGLMFPEGASHIADAMYSDGEHARALHDGMAQAVRAIVAREPQRPWRILEIGAGTAAATRAIVDALAPLVEAGVRIDYLFSDVSSYFLAAARERFAAYPWMRFERFDMNAALDAQGIAPHSIDITISSGALNNARDTVALVAGLRALSAADAWWVIQELTTEHPEISISQGLMMETPHDARVESARLFVPRAQWLEWLQEAGGDRALGCVAPGTPLDALGYDILLAHVKRGAARIAPDALLACVAERVPGYMVPSQLRVLDRLPVTANGKIDRRTLAGIADIREPEPAAARPAHAQAAADPLLARLIGLWEAVLDTRNVTPDQDFFAAGGDSLLIAQLVSRLRGEEPLAHAHPFDRLLRWVLAQPTPAAFAQCLRDADARPSGSASPVAPAAPRSAHVSAVVHAPAPRVRAGVRPITLAPGDGVPRVIVHEGLGTVHAYRPVMPALARLGPVLGFAVRDAQDYLDLPARHLNATLGRRYADALWRTGVREVDVLGYCSGGLVALEMAKSLVQLGVEVRTLDIVSSYRIPYLIEDERLVLFNFAATLGLPLDALGFPETYVLADALADALKADPARLAPGSLQAQLEIFGDRCEPLDTLRRRVLRAAAGLSMQDEVAHPLLDERERLYRLFMHSVQASHWAGDAPYAGALRLFVPERCNPLIPQQRAALTEYWTAQALGGITSVDIPGGHFDCLNAAFVDTRLKEAQ, from the coding sequence GTGAGCTTCGATGACGTGCTCGATCTTTGCCGCGAACGCCGGATCGAACTGTGGTGCGACGACGGCGGCCAGTTGCGCTATCGCGCGCCGGCCGGTGCGCTCGATGCGGACCTCGCCGCGCGCATCAAGGCCGAACGCGACGCGTTCGTCCGCTTCCTGCAGGACGGCGCATGGCGCTGCGATCCGGTGCGCCGGCACGAGCGGTTCGCACTGACGCCGGTGCAGGCCGCGTACGTGCTCGGCCGCCACGAATCGTTCGAGTTCGGCGGCAATGCGTGCCATCTGTACGTCGAATATGGCGAGCCCGCGAATCTCGACTGCGTGCGCTTCGAGGCGGCGTGGAACGCGTGCGTCGCGCGGCATCCGATGCTGCGCGCGATCGTCGAGGACAACGCATGGCAACGCGTGCTGCCCGACGTGCCGTGGCAGCCGCTCACAGTGCACGACCTGCGCGATGCCGACGCGAACGCGTTCGACGCGCACGTGAAGCGCGTGCGCGAGCGTCTCGACCATGCGGTGCACGCGCTCGACCGCTGGCCGGTGCTGCAGCCGGAAGTGAGCCTCGGGCCGGACGGTGCGGTGCTGCACCTGTCGGTCGATTTCACGCTGATCGACTACGCGAGCCTGCAATTGCTGCTCGCCGAATGGCGGCGCCGCTACGACGACCCGCAGTGGCAGCCCGAGGCGCTCGACGCGACGTTCCGCGACTACGTCGTCAATGAAGCCCATGCCGGCACGCGCGCGGAACATGCGCGCGACAAGGCGTGGTGGCTTGCGCGCATCGACGATCTGCCGCCGCGCCCCGATCTGCCGGTGGTGCCCGCGATGCCGTCCGGCGCACGGCCGCGCTTCACGCACCGGCATGCGCGGCTCGATCGTGCGCAATGGGCCGCGCTGAGCGGCCACGCGAGCCGCTTCGGCTTGAGCGCGGCGAGTGTCGCGCTGGCCGCGTTCGCCGAAGTCGTCGGCCGCTGGAGCCAGTCGCCCGCGTTCTGCCTGAACCTGACGGTGCTGAACCGGCCGCCCGTGCATCCGCGCATCGACGCGGTGCTCGGCGATTTCACCGCGCTGAGCCTGCTCGCGGTCGACGTGACGCACGGGCGCGATTTTGTCGAGCGCGCCCGCACGATCGGCGCGCGGATGTTCGACGACCTCGACCATCGTGCGTTTACCGGTGTCGACGTGATGCGCGAACTCGCGCGACGGCGCGGCAAGGATGCGGCGCTGATGCCGGTGGTGTTCACGAGCGGCATCGGCAGTGTCGGCCGGCTGCTCGGCGAGCACGCGGCCCGCGCCGAGCCGCCGCGCTACATGATCAGCCAGACGCCGCAGGTGTGGCTCGACTGCCAGGTGACCGATCAGTTCGGCGGCCTGGAAATCGGCTGGGACGTGCGCGACGACCTGTTTCCGGACGGGATGCCCGCGGCGATGTTCGACGCGTACGTCGCCCTGCTGGGCCGGCTCGCCGCCGACGCGGCGTGGTGGTCGCGCGCGGGCGACATCGTGCTGCCGTCCGCTGCGCCCGCCGCCGGGATCCATCCGGATGCGGATACGCACATCGCGGCCGGCTTCGCCGCGCAGGCGTTGCGTACGCCCGACGCGCCGGTGGTGATCGATGCGCAGGGGGCGCGCACGTATCGCGACGTCGCGCAGCACGCGGCGGCGCTGCGGTCGGCGCTCGAACAGGCCGGCGTCGCCGCGGGCGATACCGTCGCGGTGCTGATGCCGAAATGCGCGCACCAGCTCGTGGCCGTGCTCGCGATCGTCCAGGCGGGCGCCGCGTACGTGCCGGTCGACAGCCGCCAGCCGGCGCTGCGGCAACAGGCGATCCTGCGCAATGCGCGGGTGCGTGCGGTTGTCAGCGTGCAGGCGCTCGAGTTCGAACACGACGGGTGCGTGCGCATCGATGTCGATGCAGTGCCGGTCGATCCGCAATGGCCGCCGCGCGCCGCGCGCGACATTCCCGGCGACGCACTCGCGTACGTGATCTATACGTCGGGCTCCACCGGCGAGCCCAAGGGCGTGATGCTGAGCCACGCGGCCGTCTGCAACACGCTGGCCGACATCAGCGCGCGCCATGAAGTCGGCGACGGCGACGTGGTGCTCGGCCTGGCCGAGTTGAGCTTCGACCTGTCCGTCTACGACTTCTTCGGCGCGACCGCACGCGGCGCGTGCATCGTGCTGCCCGATCCGGCGCGCGGCAACGATCCGTCGCATTGGGCCGCGCTGATGGCGCGCCATCGCGTGACGCTGTGGAATTCGGTTCCCGCGCAAGGGCAGATGCTGATCGATTACGTCGAAGGCGAACCGGCGCTCGATGTGCCGGGCCCGCGCCGCGTCCTGTGGTCGGGCGACTGGATTCCGGTGACGCTGCCCACCCGCTGGTGGCGGCGCTGGCCCGACAGCGCGCTGTTCAGCCTCGGCGGCGCGACCGAGGCATCGATCTGGTCGATCGAGCATCCGATCCGTCCGGCGGACACGCAGCTGGCCAGCATTCCTTACGGCCGCGCGCTGACCGGGCAGACGATGGAGGTGCTCGACGCGCTCGGCCGGTCATGCCCGCCGGGCGTGCGCGGCGAGATCCATATCGGCGGTGTCGGGCTGGCGACGGGTTACGCGAACGATCCCGTGCGAACGGCGGAACGCTTCATCCGTCATGGCGACGGGCGGCGACTCTACCGCACCGGCGATCTCGGCCGCGTGCGCGCCGACGGTTCGCTCGAATTCCTCGGGCGGCAGGACGATCAGGTGAAGATCCGCGGCTACCGGATCGAGCTGGCCGAGATCGATGCGGCGCTGACCGCGCATCCGCTCGTCGGCGCGGCCGCGACGATCGTGCTCGGCGACGGCACGGAGCGCCGGCTCGCGAGCTTCGTGTCGCTGCACGGCGCGGAGCCGCCGCAGCAGGACGACGCGCTGCACGAGATCGCGGCGCACGTGCGCACGGCGTTCGATGCCGCGCGCTGGCCCGCGCACGCGGACGTGGCGCGGTCGGTTGCCCGACTCGAAGCGGCCTGCGTTGCATCGCTGGCAGCGTGGATCGTGCCGGCAGGGGCGCTGACCGAGGAGCAGGCGACGGACTTCGCGACGTTGTGCGAACGGTTGCGCGTGCCGGCGGCGCGACAGCATCTGCTGCGTCACTGGCTCGCGATGCTCGACCGGCATGGCGTGCTGCACGCGGATGCCGAAGGCGGCTGGCGCAGGCGGCCCGATGCCGGCCATGCCGATGCGCATGCCTGCTGGGACGCGTTTGCGCAGGATGCGTCGCCCGATCTGTGGCCGGCCGTCCTCGTCGACTACTTCCGCGACAGCGCGGGATGCATCGACGTACAGGTGGACGGCACCGTGTCGCCCGCCGGCCTGATGTTCCCGGAAGGCGCATCGCATATCGCCGACGCGATGTACAGCGACGGCGAACATGCGCGGGCCCTGCACGACGGAATGGCACAGGCGGTGCGTGCGATCGTCGCGCGCGAGCCGCAGCGCCCGTGGCGCATCCTCGAGATCGGCGCGGGCACGGCCGCGGCGACGCGGGCGATCGTCGACGCGCTCGCGCCGCTGGTCGAAGCGGGCGTGCGGATCGACTACCTGTTCAGCGACGTGTCGAGCTATTTCCTCGCGGCGGCACGCGAGCGCTTCGCCGCGTATCCGTGGATGCGGTTCGAGCGGTTCGACATGAACGCGGCGCTCGACGCGCAGGGTATTGCGCCGCATTCGATCGACATCACGATCAGCTCCGGCGCGCTGAACAATGCACGCGACACGGTCGCGCTGGTTGCCGGATTGCGCGCGCTGTCGGCGGCCGATGCGTGGTGGGTGATCCAGGAACTGACGACCGAGCATCCGGAGATCAGCATCAGCCAGGGGTTGATGATGGAAACGCCGCACGACGCGCGCGTCGAATCGGCGCGTCTGTTCGTGCCGCGCGCGCAGTGGCTCGAATGGCTGCAAGAGGCGGGCGGCGATCGCGCGCTCGGTTGCGTGGCACCCGGCACGCCGCTCGACGCACTCGGCTACGACATCCTGCTCGCGCACGTGAAGCGCGGTGCGGCGCGCATCGCGCCGGACGCGCTGCTGGCATGCGTCGCGGAGCGCGTGCCGGGCTACATGGTGCCGTCGCAATTGCGCGTGCTCGACCGCCTGCCCGTGACCGCGAACGGCAAGATCGATCGCCGCACGCTGGCCGGCATCGCCGACATCCGCGAACCGGAGCCGGCGGCCGCCCGGCCGGCTCACGCGCAGGCCGCCGCCGATCCGCTGCTGGCGCGGCTGATCGGCTTGTGGGAAGCCGTGCTCGATACGCGCAACGTCACGCCCGATCAGGACTTCTTCGCCGCGGGCGGCGATTCGCTGCTGATCGCGCAACTCGTGTCGCGGCTGCGCGGCGAGGAACCGCTCGCGCACGCGCATCCGTTCGACCGGTTGCTGCGCTGGGTGCTCGCGCAACCGACGCCCGCCGCGTTCGCGCAATGCCTGCGCGACGCGGATGCGCGGCCGTCGGGCAGCGCATCGCCGGTTGCGCCGGCCGCTCCGCGCAGCGCGCACGTTTCGGCGGTCGTCCATGCGCCGGCGCCGCGCGTGCGTGCCGGCGTGCGGCCGATCACGCTCGCACCCGGCGACGGCGTGCCGCGCGTGATCGTGCATGAAGGGCTCGGCACCGTGCATGCGTATCGTCCGGTCATGCCGGCGCTCGCGCGGCTCGGCCCGGTGCTCGGCTTCGCGGTGCGCGACGCGCAGGACTATCTCGACCTGCCGGCGCGCCACCTGAACGCGACGCTCGGCCGGCGTTATGCGGATGCGCTGTGGCGCACCGGCGTGCGCGAGGTCGACGTGCTCGGCTACTGCTCGGGCGGGCTGGTCGCGCTCGAAATGGCGAAGTCGCTGGTGCAGCTCGGCGTCGAGGTGCGCACGCTCGACATCGTGTCGAGCTACCGGATTCCGTACCTGATCGAAGACGAGCGGCTCGTGCTGTTCAACTTCGCGGCGACGCTCGGGCTGCCGCTCGACGCGCTCGGGTTTCCGGAAACGTACGTGCTGGCCGACGCACTCGCCGACGCATTGAAGGCCGACCCCGCGCGTCTCGCGCCCGGCAGCCTGCAGGCCCAGCTGGAGATTTTCGGCGACCGCTGCGAGCCGCTCGACACGTTGCGCCGCCGCGTGCTGCGCGCGGCCGCCGGATTGTCGATGCAGGACGAGGTCGCGCACCCGCTGCTCGACGAGCGCGAACGGCTGTACCGGCTCTTCATGCATTCGGTGCAGGCGAGCCACTGGGCGGGCGACGCGCCGTACGCGGGTGCGCTGCGGCTGTTCGTGCCGGAGCGCTGCAACCCGCTGATTCCGCAACAGCGCGCGGCGCTCACCGAATACTGGACGGCGCAGGCGCTCGGCGGCATCACGTCCGTCGACATCCCCGGCGGTCATTTCGACTGCCTGAACGCCGCGTTCGTCGACACCCGCCTGAAGGAGGCGCAATGA
- a CDS encoding Gfo/Idh/MocA family oxidoreductase: MKAHPLPVVVAGSRFGQFYAAGLAASGTYRVAGILGQGSARTAALAARVGAPVFDRPEALPDDVRAACVAVGGAARGADGAALACRLLERGIDVVIEHPLLPDEWDRVLRTASRHGRRCLLNSFYPNLPVVSRFIAVARRLRETSAPVHADVVCSVQASYAALDVLAAALQGVGPWSVEPVGPALSSMRECAMVLAETPVSLRVHNEMAAADDGRMSMLFSITLTTDAGTWTLASPHGPLWWAPALREPATDDDGLFPIFGDAAGDDMPSIQICDDARDTWGAIHARSWPQAAVRAVDRLVSGEGLHACNQRSIDVTRVWQQLTMQLGFPEQPPGDACAATLGMLLERAA; encoded by the coding sequence ATGAAGGCTCATCCGCTGCCGGTCGTCGTGGCCGGCTCCCGCTTCGGCCAGTTCTATGCGGCGGGCCTCGCCGCGTCCGGCACGTATCGCGTCGCAGGCATCCTGGGGCAAGGCAGCGCGCGTACCGCTGCGCTGGCCGCGCGCGTCGGTGCGCCCGTGTTCGACCGTCCGGAAGCGTTGCCCGACGACGTGCGCGCTGCGTGCGTCGCGGTCGGCGGCGCGGCGCGCGGCGCCGACGGGGCCGCGCTCGCGTGCCGGCTGCTCGAGCGCGGGATCGACGTCGTGATCGAGCATCCGCTGCTGCCCGACGAATGGGACCGCGTGCTGCGCACCGCGTCGCGTCATGGCCGGCGCTGCCTGCTCAACAGTTTCTATCCGAACCTGCCGGTCGTCTCCCGCTTCATCGCCGTCGCGCGACGGTTGCGTGAAACGAGTGCGCCCGTGCATGCGGATGTCGTGTGCTCGGTGCAGGCCAGTTACGCGGCGCTCGACGTGCTCGCCGCCGCGCTGCAGGGTGTAGGCCCGTGGTCGGTCGAGCCGGTCGGGCCGGCACTGTCGTCGATGCGCGAATGCGCGATGGTGCTCGCCGAAACGCCGGTCTCGCTGCGCGTGCACAACGAGATGGCGGCGGCCGACGACGGCCGGATGAGCATGCTGTTCAGCATCACGCTGACGACGGACGCCGGCACGTGGACGCTCGCGTCGCCGCATGGCCCGCTGTGGTGGGCGCCCGCGCTGCGCGAACCGGCGACGGACGACGACGGGCTGTTCCCGATTTTCGGCGACGCGGCGGGCGACGACATGCCGAGCATCCAGATCTGCGACGATGCGCGCGATACGTGGGGCGCGATTCATGCCCGCAGCTGGCCGCAGGCGGCCGTGCGCGCGGTCGACCGGCTCGTGTCGGGCGAAGGGTTGCACGCGTGCAACCAGCGCAGCATCGACGTGACGCGCGTCTGGCAGCAACTGACGATGCAGCTCGGTTTTCCGGAGCAGCCGCCGGGCGACGCGTGCGCGGCCACGCTCGGCATGCTGCTGGAGCGTGCCGCATGA